One Rhodoferax ferrireducens T118 DNA segment encodes these proteins:
- a CDS encoding tetratricopeptide repeat protein: MHFNSSHRFVCQLVGLLISLFATVPGHAQTGDSACGSLANGYGPYDYRTDKPKLGIVERYHFTPEVETLIRGSTNVLPGPDLDYTLRASPNHHRALMSMMRYGEKMKSPQPQGTGYSVECYFERAVRFRPDDTIARMLYATFLSKNARTPEAIRQLELATVAAADNGFSHYNIGLVYFDLKKYDKALLQAHKAISLGFPKTDLRDQLQHVGKWAEPSNESTDSANPTANGPTPEASQQ; the protein is encoded by the coding sequence ATGCACTTCAATTCCAGTCATAGATTCGTCTGCCAGTTGGTCGGCTTGTTGATATCGCTCTTTGCCACTGTGCCGGGGCACGCCCAAACAGGCGATTCGGCTTGCGGCTCTCTCGCCAACGGGTATGGTCCCTACGATTACCGTACCGACAAGCCCAAATTGGGTATCGTTGAGCGCTATCACTTCACGCCTGAGGTCGAAACACTGATCCGGGGCAGTACCAACGTCCTTCCGGGACCCGACCTTGACTACACCCTGCGGGCCTCTCCCAATCACCATCGAGCGTTGATGTCCATGATGCGTTACGGTGAAAAAATGAAATCTCCGCAACCGCAAGGCACTGGCTACTCGGTGGAGTGTTATTTTGAACGCGCCGTGCGGTTTCGCCCCGATGACACGATTGCAAGAATGCTCTACGCCACGTTTCTCTCCAAAAACGCACGCACGCCAGAAGCCATTCGGCAACTCGAGTTGGCCACTGTGGCGGCCGCAGACAATGGTTTTTCGCACTACAACATAGGCTTGGTCTATTTTGACCTTAAGAAGTACGACAAAGCCCTGCTTCAGGCTCACAAAGCCATTTCGCTTGGATTTCCCAAAACGGATTTGCGTGACCAATTGCAGCACGTTGGCAAATGGGCGGAACCAAGCAATGAATCAACTGATAGCGCAAACCCGACCGCAAATGGCCCCACACCCGAGGCAAGCCAACAATAA